From a single Candidatus Methylomirabilota bacterium genomic region:
- a CDS encoding RidA family protein gives MPTTIEPYCAPTVFNPPTYTQAVKVTGAQTILFIAGQVAYDAGGKPAHRGDFAAQARAVFQALKAQVEAGGGTLANVVKINTYLTDIRHRADLVPIREEFFGKKTLASTLVAVAALAQPEWLIEVEAVAVI, from the coding sequence ATGCCCACCACGATCGAGCCCTACTGCGCCCCCACCGTCTTCAACCCGCCGACCTACACGCAGGCGGTGAAGGTTACCGGCGCCCAGACCATCCTCTTCATCGCCGGCCAGGTCGCCTACGACGCAGGGGGCAAGCCCGCGCATCGCGGCGACTTCGCCGCGCAGGCGCGGGCGGTGTTCCAGGCGCTCAAGGCGCAGGTGGAAGCGGGCGGCGGCACGCTCGCCAACGTGGTCAAGATCAACACCTACCTCACCGACATCCGGCACCGCGCGGACCTCGTCCCGATCCGGGAGGAATTCTTCGGGAAGAAGACGCTGGCCTCCACGCTGGTCGCCGTCGCGGCCCTCGCGCAGCCGGAGTGGCTGATCGAGGTCGAAGCGGTCGCGGTCATCTAG
- a CDS encoding inositol monophosphatase family protein, with the protein MAAVAAPRHPTVVAAVEAARAAGEIAMRYYRGGFEVTIKPDQTPVTQADREAEETITALLRRAFPDVGFLGEEFGQQGPTDRRWIIDPIDGTKNFVRHLPIWAVLIALEEHGEVTTGVVLNPVTGDLFWARRGEGAYANGQRLRVSECAAMKDALLLHSSLSLLRRTPYWPGFVRLIDATSRTRGFGDYYGYCLVAEGKGEVYVEADLKPWDVAPMKILVEEAGGRLTDFAGRPNIYDGTVVATNGRLHEETLRLLRPAP; encoded by the coding sequence ATGGCAGCCGTAGCCGCCCCGCGCCACCCCACCGTGGTCGCTGCCGTGGAGGCCGCGCGGGCCGCCGGCGAGATCGCCATGCGGTACTACCGCGGCGGGTTCGAGGTGACGATCAAGCCCGACCAGACCCCGGTCACCCAGGCCGATCGGGAGGCCGAGGAGACCATCACCGCGCTCCTGCGCCGCGCCTTCCCCGACGTGGGCTTTCTCGGCGAGGAGTTCGGCCAGCAGGGCCCCACCGACCGGCGCTGGATCATCGATCCCATCGACGGCACCAAGAACTTCGTCCGTCATCTGCCGATCTGGGCGGTGCTCATCGCCCTCGAGGAGCACGGCGAGGTCACGACGGGCGTGGTACTGAACCCGGTGACCGGCGATCTCTTCTGGGCCCGCCGGGGCGAAGGCGCCTACGCCAACGGGCAGCGCCTGCGCGTGTCGGAATGCGCCGCGATGAAGGACGCCCTTCTCCTCCACTCGAGCCTGTCGCTGCTCCGCCGCACGCCCTACTGGCCGGGCTTCGTGCGGCTGATCGACGCCACCTCCCGCACGCGCGGCTTCGGCGACTACTACGGCTACTGCCTGGTCGCGGAGGGCAAAGGCGAGGTCTACGTCGAGGCGGACCTCAAGCCCTGGGACGTGGCGCCGATGAAGATCCTGGTTGAGGAGGCGGGCGGCCGGCTCACCGACTTCGCGGGCCGGCCCAACATCTATGACGGGACCGTGGTCGCGACCAACGGCCGCCTCCACGAGGAGACGCTACGCCTGCTGCGCCCTGCGCCCTAG
- a CDS encoding phosphomannomutase/phosphoglucomutase yields the protein MTELNPFIFRAYDVRGKVGVDIRPDVFEPIGRAYATLVRRRGGRTVALGMDNRLSSPPLKEAFAAGVLAAGVDVVDLGLNHTPLMYFATAHWTLDGGATVTGSHNPVTDNGVKMVHAGAAPLTEDEIQGLLATIRSGDFATGQGRRIPRDPREDYFHAITTRVRLARPLKVVVDAGNGIAGSFAPELLRRLGCEVDALYCDSDGSFPNHLPDPEMEENVHDLVARVREIRADVGIAYDGDADRVGVIDERGRRHEADLILALLARDLLRRHPGAPVVFDVKCSQILVDDIRAHGGRPIMWKTGHSHLKRKMREDGILLGGEVSGHMFFGENWYGVDDGILASCKLLELVARDGRPVSAHFDTLPHLVATPELKAPCADDRKFPLVEELAREFRARYETVEIDGVRIIFPEGWGLVRASNTNPYLTLRFEARSQTALDAMMREVYAALRRYPYVTLPA from the coding sequence GTGACCGAGCTGAACCCGTTCATCTTCCGCGCCTACGACGTGCGCGGCAAGGTGGGCGTGGACATCCGGCCGGACGTGTTCGAGCCCATCGGCCGCGCCTACGCCACGCTCGTGCGGCGGCGCGGCGGCCGTACTGTCGCGCTGGGCATGGACAACCGGCTCTCCTCGCCGCCGCTCAAAGAGGCGTTCGCGGCGGGGGTGCTCGCCGCGGGCGTGGACGTCGTGGACCTCGGGCTCAACCACACTCCGCTGATGTACTTCGCCACCGCGCACTGGACGCTCGACGGGGGCGCCACCGTCACCGGAAGCCACAATCCGGTGACGGACAACGGCGTGAAGATGGTGCACGCCGGGGCGGCGCCCCTCACGGAGGACGAGATCCAGGGGCTGCTCGCCACGATCCGCTCGGGCGACTTCGCCACCGGGCAGGGCCGGCGAATCCCCCGCGATCCCCGCGAGGACTATTTCCACGCCATCACCACCCGCGTGCGGCTCGCCCGGCCCCTCAAGGTCGTGGTGGATGCGGGCAACGGCATCGCGGGCAGTTTCGCCCCCGAGCTCCTGCGCCGCCTGGGCTGCGAGGTCGACGCGCTCTACTGCGACTCGGACGGGAGCTTCCCCAACCATCTCCCCGACCCCGAGATGGAGGAGAACGTCCACGACCTGGTGGCGCGGGTGCGCGAGATCCGGGCCGACGTGGGCATCGCGTACGACGGCGACGCCGACCGCGTGGGCGTGATCGACGAGCGCGGCCGGCGCCACGAGGCCGATCTCATCCTGGCCCTCCTTGCCCGCGATCTCCTGCGCCGCCACCCCGGCGCGCCGGTGGTGTTCGACGTGAAGTGCTCGCAGATTCTCGTGGACGACATCCGCGCGCACGGCGGACGGCCGATTATGTGGAAGACCGGCCACTCCCATCTCAAGCGCAAGATGCGCGAGGATGGAATCCTCCTCGGCGGGGAAGTGTCGGGCCACATGTTCTTCGGCGAGAACTGGTATGGCGTGGACGACGGGATCCTCGCCTCGTGCAAGCTCCTCGAGCTGGTGGCGCGCGACGGCCGGCCCGTCTCCGCGCACTTCGACACGTTGCCGCATCTGGTCGCCACGCCCGAGCTCAAGGCGCCGTGCGCGGACGACCGGAAGTTTCCCCTGGTGGAGGAGCTGGCCCGCGAATTCCGCGCGCGCTACGAGACGGTGGAGATCGACGGGGTGCGGATCATCTTCCCAGAGGGCTGGGGCCTCGTGCGCGCGTCCAACACCAATCCTTACCTCACCCTGCGCTTCGAGGCCCGATCCCAGACCGCGCTCGACGCCATGATGCGCGAGGTCTACGCTGCGCTGCGCCGCTACCCCTACGTGACGCTGCCCGCCTAG
- a CDS encoding alpha/beta fold hydrolase, whose protein sequence is MPKEFVLVHGASHGAWCWDDVAVVLRRAGHRVITLDLPGHGRRAAEAGRASMEAYGRAVADVMAREGVSRSILVGHSMGGPVIQKAAEMATGRIAHLVFLAAVVLPSGGSLECVHLTPVGRALMHGLAAARGDGTFAYPAETAWARWMGDLPRSHPTVARALASLTPQPLRPFVERIDYSVFERLPVPRTYLRCLGDLAVVPARAAAYAARLGVSPLDMKTAHDPMLSAPEALARLLEKIPA, encoded by the coding sequence ATGCCCAAGGAGTTCGTGCTCGTGCACGGCGCCAGTCACGGCGCCTGGTGCTGGGACGACGTGGCGGTGGTGTTGCGACGCGCCGGGCATCGCGTGATCACGCTCGACCTGCCCGGGCACGGTCGCCGGGCCGCCGAGGCAGGGCGCGCGAGCATGGAAGCGTACGGCCGCGCCGTCGCCGACGTCATGGCGCGCGAGGGCGTGTCGCGCAGCATCCTCGTCGGACACTCCATGGGCGGGCCGGTGATACAGAAGGCGGCGGAGATGGCGACCGGACGCATCGCCCATCTCGTGTTTCTCGCCGCGGTGGTGCTGCCGAGCGGCGGCAGCCTCGAGTGCGTGCACCTCACGCCGGTGGGCCGCGCGCTCATGCACGGGCTGGCCGCCGCTCGCGGCGACGGCACCTTCGCGTATCCCGCGGAGACCGCGTGGGCCCGCTGGATGGGCGATCTCCCGCGGAGCCATCCCACCGTTGCGCGCGCGCTCGCCTCGCTCACGCCGCAGCCCTTGCGCCCTTTCGTGGAGCGCATCGATTATTCGGTCTTCGAGCGCCTCCCCGTGCCTCGCACGTACCTGCGCTGCCTCGGCGATCTCGCCGTGGTCCCGGCCCGCGCGGCCGCCTACGCGGCGCGGCTCGGCGTGAGCCCCCTGGACATGAAGACCGCGCACGATCCGATGCTCTCGGCGCCCGAGGCGCTGGCGCGGCTGCTCGAGAAGATTCCGGCGTGA
- a CDS encoding PilZ domain-containing protein, producing MRAPACPSCGSGLVGRTHRKGLYERLASLAYIYPFRCQACQRRFRRFRWRERYVRVHLDRRDLDRVPCQIPVTFRWKNGGQGEGMIRDISTAGCAIETRAMVPVGALLLLQMSPEGGPPVDVDVGEARAQRGGFVGVRFVKIADTHAESLRGMILRLAAARHG from the coding sequence GTGAGGGCACCCGCGTGCCCCAGCTGCGGGAGCGGCCTGGTCGGACGCACCCATCGCAAGGGACTCTACGAGCGGCTCGCGAGCCTCGCCTACATCTACCCCTTCCGCTGTCAGGCCTGCCAGCGCCGCTTCCGCCGCTTCCGGTGGCGCGAGCGCTATGTCCGCGTGCATCTCGACCGCCGCGACCTCGACCGCGTCCCCTGCCAGATCCCGGTGACGTTCCGCTGGAAGAACGGCGGCCAGGGCGAGGGCATGATCCGCGACATCTCCACCGCCGGCTGCGCGATCGAGACCAGGGCGATGGTGCCGGTAGGCGCGCTGCTGCTGCTCCAGATGTCGCCGGAGGGCGGGCCACCCGTCGACGTGGACGTGGGCGAGGCACGGGCCCAGCGCGGCGGGTTCGTGGGCGTCCGCTTCGTCAAGATCGCCGACACGCACGCCGAGAGCCTGCGCGGGATGATTCTGCGTCTCGCCGCCGCCCGCCACGGCTGA
- a CDS encoding carboxymuconolactone decarboxylase family protein, which translates to MDEALKEKTRKTAQMLFHSIKGGVGFDLWKQFDRDLARELSTFFTGKLYSREVISQKQRELCAVASLTVLNRGNELRAHIHAALNVGATRQEVAEVIFQQVTYGGMPVVVEALVICKAVLEERGEWQP; encoded by the coding sequence ATGGACGAGGCGCTGAAGGAGAAGACCCGCAAGACCGCGCAGATGCTCTTTCACTCCATCAAGGGGGGCGTGGGCTTCGACCTCTGGAAGCAGTTCGACCGTGACCTCGCGCGGGAGCTCTCCACCTTCTTCACGGGAAAGCTCTACAGCCGCGAGGTGATTTCCCAGAAGCAGCGCGAGCTCTGCGCGGTGGCGTCCCTCACCGTGCTCAATCGGGGCAACGAGCTGCGCGCGCACATCCACGCCGCGCTCAACGTGGGGGCGACCCGGCAGGAGGTGGCGGAGGTGATCTTCCAACAGGTCACCTATGGAGGTATGCCGGTCGTGGTGGAGGCCCTCGTCATCTGCAAGGCGGTGCTGGAGGAGCGCGGCGAATGGCAGCCGTAG
- a CDS encoding menaquinone biosynthesis protein — protein sequence MTAGRPRVGVIPYLNCEPFFTHLAGFPTLALPPRQLGEALERGEADTAPLSLADFLRLESVLDGLPFGIATNGAARSVFLFSDRGPGELEGAVVGVTTETATSVEILRILLAQRYRVTPRTWTTPGPACDAMLLIGDAAIRELTAPRRWSYVVDLGTEWTEWTGLPCVFARWGIRRALPAAERAAFAAALDTSLTRGLADLPAIAARRRDTGWSEAEVITYLASFAYRLGPAEERAIAEFRRRRALLG from the coding sequence GTGACCGCCGGCCGGCCGCGGGTGGGCGTGATCCCCTATCTCAACTGCGAGCCGTTCTTCACGCACCTCGCCGGCTTCCCCACCCTCGCCCTGCCGCCACGGCAGCTCGGCGAGGCCCTCGAGCGCGGCGAGGCCGACACCGCGCCGCTGTCCCTGGCCGACTTCCTCCGGCTCGAGTCCGTGCTCGACGGCCTGCCCTTCGGCATCGCGACCAACGGCGCTGCGCGCAGCGTGTTCCTCTTCTCGGACCGCGGGCCCGGCGAGCTCGAGGGGGCGGTCGTGGGCGTCACCACCGAGACGGCCACGTCGGTGGAGATCCTGCGCATCCTCCTCGCCCAGCGCTATCGCGTCACGCCGCGGACCTGGACCACGCCCGGGCCCGCGTGCGACGCCATGCTCCTCATCGGCGACGCCGCCATACGCGAGCTGACCGCCCCGCGCCGGTGGAGCTACGTGGTGGACCTGGGCACCGAGTGGACCGAGTGGACGGGGCTGCCCTGCGTGTTCGCACGCTGGGGGATCCGGCGGGCGCTGCCCGCCGCCGAGCGCGCGGCCTTCGCGGCGGCGCTGGACACGTCGCTGACGCGCGGGCTCGCCGATCTGCCCGCGATCGCGGCACGACGCCGCGACACCGGCTGGAGCGAGGCGGAGGTGATCACCTACCTGGCGAGCTTCGCCTATCGCCTCGGGCCCGCCGAGGAGCGCGCCATCGCCGAGTTCCGCCGGCGCCGGGCCCTCCTGGGCTGA
- a CDS encoding amidohydrolase, which translates to MRLAPELVLVDGRFESGRAVEIADGRITGIVPFPPPWGDAAFADDLVRLPGRALVPGTVNAHCHTFQSLLRGLGDDMDFMAWRDRVLYPFSTRLDTDGIYLGAAFAFAEMLIHGATTCVDFFYLQDAGNDNARAVIRAARDTGIRLVLARTMYDWDGAPARYRESPADAARRTRELHAEHAGDPLVAVQPAPHSPHGASPAMIRAGWEVAEALDTPFHIHVAEGQYEGQRTLAEHGATPIRYLEKLGVLGPRMIGVHCVWLDDAEIALMAERGAGLAYCPSSNMVLGDGITRITEMRARGIRIGLGTDGGCTNNRLSVFEEMRMASLLQKVRHLDGTRLPAEEAFAMGTAGGAGLVRLAAGAIAPGRLADLVAVDLTHPSLHPRANLLKSVVYAMSHQAVTDVWVHGRHVVAAQHLVTLDGEDLLARVRALTQDWRVA; encoded by the coding sequence GTGGGGCGACGCGGCCTTCGCGGACGATCTCGTCCGCTTGCCCGGGCGGGCGCTCGTGCCCGGCACCGTCAACGCGCACTGTCACACCTTCCAGTCGCTCCTGCGCGGGCTGGGCGACGACATGGACTTCATGGCCTGGCGCGACCGCGTGCTCTACCCGTTCTCCACGCGGCTGGACACCGACGGCATCTATCTCGGCGCGGCCTTCGCCTTCGCCGAGATGCTGATCCACGGCGCCACGACCTGCGTGGACTTTTTCTACTTGCAGGACGCCGGCAACGACAACGCGCGCGCGGTGATCCGGGCCGCGCGCGACACCGGGATCCGGCTGGTGCTCGCGCGCACGATGTACGACTGGGACGGTGCGCCCGCCCGCTACCGCGAGTCGCCCGCGGACGCGGCGCGCCGCACCCGTGAGCTCCACGCCGAGCACGCGGGCGACCCGCTCGTCGCCGTCCAGCCCGCTCCGCACAGCCCGCACGGCGCATCGCCGGCCATGATCCGCGCCGGCTGGGAGGTGGCCGAGGCGCTGGACACCCCGTTCCACATCCACGTGGCGGAAGGCCAGTACGAGGGACAGCGCACCCTGGCCGAGCACGGCGCCACGCCGATCCGGTATCTCGAGAAGCTAGGCGTGCTGGGGCCGCGCATGATCGGCGTGCACTGCGTATGGCTCGATGACGCCGAGATCGCGCTGATGGCCGAGCGAGGCGCCGGCCTCGCCTATTGCCCGTCGTCGAACATGGTGCTGGGCGACGGGATCACCCGCATCACCGAGATGCGCGCGCGCGGCATCCGCATCGGCCTGGGCACCGATGGCGGCTGCACCAACAATCGCCTGAGCGTCTTCGAGGAGATGCGCATGGCGTCGCTGCTCCAGAAGGTCCGGCACCTCGACGGCACGCGGCTCCCCGCCGAGGAAGCCTTCGCCATGGGCACGGCGGGCGGCGCGGGGCTCGTCCGCCTCGCCGCCGGCGCCATCGCACCCGGGCGGCTCGCGGACCTGGTCGCGGTGGACCTCACCCATCCGTCGCTGCATCCGCGCGCGAACCTCCTCAAGAGCGTGGTGTACGCGATGTCGCATCAGGCGGTGACGGATGTGTGGGTGCACGGCCGCCACGTGGTGGCGGCGCAGCATCTCGTCACCCTGGATGGGGAGGATCTCCTCGCGCGCGTGCGCGCCCTCACGCAGGATTGGAGGGTCGCGTGA
- a CDS encoding PilZ domain-containing protein: protein MAVPHCPRCRSEEVDRVSREGLLERLASLIYVYPFRCRDCLHRFHAFQWGQRYVRYRRERRRDERLPVDFWTTLWLEQGGQPARVRDLSIGGLALETQADIQPGQHLDLDLQPAHGERPIRVEVAVVRTIQSGKVALQFVGVKHEGDERLRRFLTGHQRDTPHGQAP, encoded by the coding sequence ATGGCGGTTCCTCATTGCCCCCGGTGTCGAAGCGAGGAAGTCGACCGCGTCTCCCGCGAGGGTCTGCTCGAGCGGCTCGCCAGTCTCATCTACGTCTATCCGTTTCGCTGCCGTGACTGCCTCCATCGATTCCACGCGTTCCAGTGGGGGCAGCGCTACGTGCGTTACCGCCGCGAGCGCCGGCGGGACGAGCGGCTCCCCGTGGACTTCTGGACCACGCTCTGGCTGGAGCAGGGCGGGCAGCCCGCACGGGTTCGGGATCTCTCCATCGGGGGCCTCGCGCTCGAGACCCAGGCGGATATCCAGCCCGGCCAGCACCTCGACCTCGATCTCCAGCCCGCGCACGGCGAGCGGCCCATCCGCGTCGAGGTCGCGGTGGTCCGCACCATACAGTCGGGCAAGGTCGCGCTCCAGTTCGTCGGCGTGAAGCACGAGGGCGACGAGCGGCTCCGACGGTTCCTCACCGGCCACCAGCGCGACACGCCGCACGGGCAGGCCCCGTGA